In a genomic window of Zingiber officinale cultivar Zhangliang chromosome 9B, Zo_v1.1, whole genome shotgun sequence:
- the LOC122025135 gene encoding protein BOLA4, chloroplastic/mitochondrial-like isoform X1 yields the protein MVVAMSSSSFSLASIFLRRISAATLNHVPPVSALKTPLLPSATIPTYHGTTHRSSLLTNPSVELCRRISFVPPSSDYLPYGSLRKRGFCSVRATEVSDSGSIDSPMIQAMEKKIKEQLNADAVIVKDAYGDGRHVSIDVVSKAFEGQSSVNRQRMVYKAIWEELQSTVHAVDQMTTKTPAEINTNK from the coding sequence ATGGTGGTCGCAATGTCCTCATCCTCATTCTCGCTTGCCTCAATCTTCCTCCGACGCATTTCTGCTGCCACTCTCAATCATGTCCCTCCTGTTTCAGCACTAAAAACACCACTACTGCCCTCAGCAACTATTCCCACCTATCATGGAACAACGCACAGGTCATCCCTTCTGACTAACCCCTCAGTTGAGCTTTGTAGAAGGATCTCTTTTGTGCCCCCATCCAGTGATTACTTACCATATGGCAGTCTCCGCAAGAGGGGTTTCTGCAGTGTAAGGGCCACAGAGGTGTCTGATTCCGGCTCAATCGACTCCCCTATGATACAAGCCATGGAGAAGAAGATTAAGGAGCAACTTAACGCGGATGCTGTCATCGTTAAAGATGCATATGGAGATGGCCGACATGTAAGCATCGATGTAGTCTCCAAAGCATTTGAAGGACAATCATCCGTGAACAGGCAGAGAATGGTATACAAAGCTATATGGGAGGAGCTTCAGAGCACTGTGCATGCTGTTGACCAAATGACAACAAAAACTCCCGCAGAGATCAACACAAATAAATAG
- the LOC122024974 gene encoding subtilisin-like protease SBT3.5 isoform X2 — MTATDRSRHGGKACARSARPSDLPTAAARSSAPDYTAGIDADDVKEDFLSPRDFFGHGTYTASIAVGSVVPGASFHGLATGAARGGAPRTRLAVYKVIWSSSEGPVATSAGVLAAIDDAIHDGVDVLSLSLVVPHDDSFGALHAVAKGVTVVYAGGNSGPTPQSIVNTAPWVITVAASTIDRSFPTVIRLGNNRTFIGQSIFYNRTYQSRNKFRPLHDGGSCTQESLNGTDISRSIVLCNSNNSISPVFSFIEALSNVLNAGGKGLIFAQFTTNILDITYQCTGVICVLVDFDVANRISNYAAAKSSPEVAVELTHSVVGEGVLSPKVAWFSSRGPAVPFPGVLKPDVAAPGVSILGAERDSYVLGSGTSAACPHVSGVVALLKSLHPDWSHAAIKSALVTTASNINAYGMPIQAESTPRKIADPFDLGGGQIDPNRASDPGLVYDIDPREYFEFFNCTAGRFSVCAQARDQQPVYNLNLPAISVPDLMTRKTVWRRVTNVGEVDAVYKALVESPPGVRVDVQPPVLVFNATAKVHDFKVSFKAAHKLQGDYVFGSLTWSDGGDHVVRMPIAARVVIQDFYADVE, encoded by the exons ATGACGGCTACGGACCGATCCCGTCACGGTGGAAAGGCGTGTGCCAGGTCGGCGAGGCCTTCGGACCTTCCAACTGCAGCCGCAAGATCATCGGCGCCCGACTACACCGCTGGCATCGACGCCGACGACGTCAAGGAGGACTTCCTCTCTCCGCGCGACTTCTTCGGCCACGGCACTTACACCGCCTCCATCGCCGTCGGCTCAGTCGTGCCCGGCGCCAGCTTCCACGGCCTGGCCACAGGGGCCGCGCGCGGCGGCGCTCCCCGCACCCGCCTCGCGGTGTACAAGGTCATCTGGTCGAGCAGCGAAGGGCCCGTGGCTACCAGCGCCGGCGTGCTCGCGGCCATCGATGACGCAATCCACGATGGCGTGGACGTGCTCTCACTGTCGCTGGTGGTGCCGCACGACGACTCCTTCGGCGCGCTGCACGCGGTGGCAAAGGGGGTGACGGTGGTGTACGCGGGCGGGAATAGCGGGCCCACTCCGCAGTCCATCGTCAACACCGCGCCCTGGGTCATCACGGTGGCCGCCAGCACGATCGATCGTTCGTTTCCGACAGTGATCAGGCTCGGAAACAATCGAACTTTCATT GGCCAGTCAATCTTCTACAACCGGACCTATCAATCACGCAACAAATTCCGGCCTCTCCACGATGGCGGAAG TTGTACACAGGAATCCCTGAATGGAACAGACATAAGCAGATCGATCGTGCTTTGCAATTCGAATAACTCAATCTCACCTGTATTTTCCTTCATCGAGGCATTGTCCAACGTCTTGAATGCCGGGGGAAAGGGGCTCATTTTTGCACAGTTCACGACTAATATCCTGGATATCACTTACCAATGCACGGGGGTCATCTGTGTTCTTGTAGACTTCGACGTCGCAAACCGGATCAGCAACTACGCAGCCGCAAAAAG TTCGCCTGAAGTTGCAGTGGAGCTGACACACAGTGTGGTAGGAGAAGGAGTTCTGTCTCCAAAAGTAGCATGGTTCTCTTCGAGAGGGCCAGCTGTGCCTTTCCCTGGAGTGCTCAAG CCGGATGTTGCTGCACCTGGCGTGAGCATCTTGGGAGCAGAGAGGGACAGCTACGTTTTGGGCTCAGGAACATCGGCAGCCTGTCCACACGTATCAGGAGTGGTCGCCTTGCTCAAGTCCCTCCATCCTGACTGGTCTCACGCTGCGATCAAATCAGCACTGGTCACAACAG CGTCGAACATCAATGCCTACGGCATGCCGATACAAGCAGAATCGACCCCACGAAAAATTGCAGACCCTTTCGACTTGGGAGGTGGTCAGATCGATCCTAACAGGGCCTCCGATCCTGGCCTGGTCTACGACATCGATCCACGGGAGTACTTCGAGTTCTTCAACTGCACTGCAGGGCGGTTTAGCGTCTGTGCTCAAGCACGGGATCAGCAGCCTGTGTACAACCTGAACCTTCCTGCCATCTCCGTCCCTGATCTGATGACCAGAAAAACAGTTTGGAGGAGGGTCACTAACGTGGGAGAGGTGGACGCCGTCTACAAAGCGCTCGTCGAATCGCCGCCGGGCGTTCGTGTGGACGTGCAGCCGCCGGTCCTCGTGTTCAACGCCACTGCCAAGGTGCACGACTTCAAGGTGTCGTTCAAGGCGGCTCACAAGCTGCAGGGAGATTACGTGTTTGGAAGCTTGACTTGGTCTGATGGTGGGGACCATGTTGTGAGGATGCCGATCGCAGCTCGCGTTGTGATTCAGGATTTCTACGCTGATGTTGAGTGA
- the LOC122025135 gene encoding protein BOLA4, chloroplastic/mitochondrial-like isoform X2, protein MVVAMSSSSFSLASIFLRRISAATLNHVPPVSALKTPLLPSATIPTYHGTTHSLRKRGFCSVRATEVSDSGSIDSPMIQAMEKKIKEQLNADAVIVKDAYGDGRHVSIDVVSKAFEGQSSVNRQRMVYKAIWEELQSTVHAVDQMTTKTPAEINTNK, encoded by the exons ATGGTGGTCGCAATGTCCTCATCCTCATTCTCGCTTGCCTCAATCTTCCTCCGACGCATTTCTGCTGCCACTCTCAATCATGTCCCTCCTGTTTCAGCACTAAAAACACCACTACTGCCCTCAGCAACTATTCCCACCTATCATGGAACAACGCACAG TCTCCGCAAGAGGGGTTTCTGCAGTGTAAGGGCCACAGAGGTGTCTGATTCCGGCTCAATCGACTCCCCTATGATACAAGCCATGGAGAAGAAGATTAAGGAGCAACTTAACGCGGATGCTGTCATCGTTAAAGATGCATATGGAGATGGCCGACATGTAAGCATCGATGTAGTCTCCAAAGCATTTGAAGGACAATCATCCGTGAACAGGCAGAGAATGGTATACAAAGCTATATGGGAGGAGCTTCAGAGCACTGTGCATGCTGTTGACCAAATGACAACAAAAACTCCCGCAGAGATCAACACAAATAAATAG
- the LOC122024974 gene encoding subtilisin-like protease SBT3.13 isoform X1: MASQTHNWFLFLLCMITLQCYQIFSTVATPDAKLYIVYMGERKHDNPEDVTASHHGLLTSLFGRKEDALASLVYSYKHGFAAMITEEQAEELAGIWPESKSFTMTATDRSRHGGKACARSARPSDLPTAAARSSAPDYTAGIDADDVKEDFLSPRDFFGHGTYTASIAVGSVVPGASFHGLATGAARGGAPRTRLAVYKVIWSSSEGPVATSAGVLAAIDDAIHDGVDVLSLSLVVPHDDSFGALHAVAKGVTVVYAGGNSGPTPQSIVNTAPWVITVAASTIDRSFPTVIRLGNNRTFIGQSIFYNRTYQSRNKFRPLHDGGSCTQESLNGTDISRSIVLCNSNNSISPVFSFIEALSNVLNAGGKGLIFAQFTTNILDITYQCTGVICVLVDFDVANRISNYAAAKSSPEVAVELTHSVVGEGVLSPKVAWFSSRGPAVPFPGVLKPDVAAPGVSILGAERDSYVLGSGTSAACPHVSGVVALLKSLHPDWSHAAIKSALVTTASNINAYGMPIQAESTPRKIADPFDLGGGQIDPNRASDPGLVYDIDPREYFEFFNCTAGRFSVCAQARDQQPVYNLNLPAISVPDLMTRKTVWRRVTNVGEVDAVYKALVESPPGVRVDVQPPVLVFNATAKVHDFKVSFKAAHKLQGDYVFGSLTWSDGGDHVVRMPIAARVVIQDFYADVE; this comes from the exons ATGGCATCCCAAACTCACAACTGGTTTCTCTTTCTCCTCTGCATGATAACTCTTCAGTGCTATCAGATCTTCTCCACTGTAGCTACACCCGATGCCAAA CTGTATATTGTATACATGGGGGAGAGGAAGCACGACAACCCAGAGGATGTCACCGCCTCACACCATGGCCTGCTCACTTCTCTCTTTGGAAG GAAGGAGGATGCCCTGGCTTCGTTGGTGTACAGTTACAAGCATGGTTTTGCAGCCATGATCACGGAAGAGCAAGCTGAAGAATTAGCAG GGATCTGGCCGGAATCCAAGAGCTTCACGATGACGGCTACGGACCGATCCCGTCACGGTGGAAAGGCGTGTGCCAGGTCGGCGAGGCCTTCGGACCTTCCAACTGCAGCCGCAAGATCATCGGCGCCCGACTACACCGCTGGCATCGACGCCGACGACGTCAAGGAGGACTTCCTCTCTCCGCGCGACTTCTTCGGCCACGGCACTTACACCGCCTCCATCGCCGTCGGCTCAGTCGTGCCCGGCGCCAGCTTCCACGGCCTGGCCACAGGGGCCGCGCGCGGCGGCGCTCCCCGCACCCGCCTCGCGGTGTACAAGGTCATCTGGTCGAGCAGCGAAGGGCCCGTGGCTACCAGCGCCGGCGTGCTCGCGGCCATCGATGACGCAATCCACGATGGCGTGGACGTGCTCTCACTGTCGCTGGTGGTGCCGCACGACGACTCCTTCGGCGCGCTGCACGCGGTGGCAAAGGGGGTGACGGTGGTGTACGCGGGCGGGAATAGCGGGCCCACTCCGCAGTCCATCGTCAACACCGCGCCCTGGGTCATCACGGTGGCCGCCAGCACGATCGATCGTTCGTTTCCGACAGTGATCAGGCTCGGAAACAATCGAACTTTCATT GGCCAGTCAATCTTCTACAACCGGACCTATCAATCACGCAACAAATTCCGGCCTCTCCACGATGGCGGAAG TTGTACACAGGAATCCCTGAATGGAACAGACATAAGCAGATCGATCGTGCTTTGCAATTCGAATAACTCAATCTCACCTGTATTTTCCTTCATCGAGGCATTGTCCAACGTCTTGAATGCCGGGGGAAAGGGGCTCATTTTTGCACAGTTCACGACTAATATCCTGGATATCACTTACCAATGCACGGGGGTCATCTGTGTTCTTGTAGACTTCGACGTCGCAAACCGGATCAGCAACTACGCAGCCGCAAAAAG TTCGCCTGAAGTTGCAGTGGAGCTGACACACAGTGTGGTAGGAGAAGGAGTTCTGTCTCCAAAAGTAGCATGGTTCTCTTCGAGAGGGCCAGCTGTGCCTTTCCCTGGAGTGCTCAAG CCGGATGTTGCTGCACCTGGCGTGAGCATCTTGGGAGCAGAGAGGGACAGCTACGTTTTGGGCTCAGGAACATCGGCAGCCTGTCCACACGTATCAGGAGTGGTCGCCTTGCTCAAGTCCCTCCATCCTGACTGGTCTCACGCTGCGATCAAATCAGCACTGGTCACAACAG CGTCGAACATCAATGCCTACGGCATGCCGATACAAGCAGAATCGACCCCACGAAAAATTGCAGACCCTTTCGACTTGGGAGGTGGTCAGATCGATCCTAACAGGGCCTCCGATCCTGGCCTGGTCTACGACATCGATCCACGGGAGTACTTCGAGTTCTTCAACTGCACTGCAGGGCGGTTTAGCGTCTGTGCTCAAGCACGGGATCAGCAGCCTGTGTACAACCTGAACCTTCCTGCCATCTCCGTCCCTGATCTGATGACCAGAAAAACAGTTTGGAGGAGGGTCACTAACGTGGGAGAGGTGGACGCCGTCTACAAAGCGCTCGTCGAATCGCCGCCGGGCGTTCGTGTGGACGTGCAGCCGCCGGTCCTCGTGTTCAACGCCACTGCCAAGGTGCACGACTTCAAGGTGTCGTTCAAGGCGGCTCACAAGCTGCAGGGAGATTACGTGTTTGGAAGCTTGACTTGGTCTGATGGTGGGGACCATGTTGTGAGGATGCCGATCGCAGCTCGCGTTGTGATTCAGGATTTCTACGCTGATGTTGAGTGA